The following coding sequences lie in one Oncorhynchus kisutch isolate 150728-3 linkage group LG27, Okis_V2, whole genome shotgun sequence genomic window:
- the LOC109882068 gene encoding angiopoietin-related protein 3-like isoform X1 → MKLTLTFLFVLVASWPLVLCAKEEPMSKDSPLPQVPAVETRSRFAALDDVRLLANGLLQLGHSLRDFVHKTKSQINDIFQKLNIFDSSFNQLSMLASEIKGEEEELKKTTVVLKANNEEIRNLSLEINSKVESILQERSQLRSKVGGLEVKLSSLSQGLVPAEQLAEINSLKDVIHTQERSISELLKAVREQSDQLDHQRSKMKTLEVKLTYNPFMQDTIEKPSDNFQSATPTLAGYLTNTSTNGSLDMTDLSSDCSELFNKGERASGVYAIKPNQSEPFMVYCDMGEDGGATVIQRRKDGSMNFHQNWEKYENGFGDFQGEFWLGLRKIHSLASQGDTFLNIQLEDWKRGKRFIEYNFSLGGPKAHYRIHLSQASGNLPDAMSNHTGMMFSTKDQDNDKLEDSHCAYTYTGGWWFNACGDTNLNGKYIHVRPKGRSERRRGIHWKPTRGASYFLRSTQISIRSTPATTFASTSSETGNFSSE, encoded by the exons ATGAAGCTAACGCTAACCTTTCTGTTCGTTCTTGTGGCTTCTTGGCCCCTGGTCCTCTGTGCCAAGGAGGAGCCCATGTCCAAAgattctcctctccctcaggtTCCCGCCGTTGAAACTCGCTCCCGCTTCGCCGCTCTGGATGACGTGCGCCTCCTGGCCAACGGTCTCCTCCAGCTCGGCCACAGCCTTAGGGACTTCGTCCATAAGACCAAGAGCCAGATAAACGACATCTTCCAGAAACTCAACATCTTCGACAGCTCCTTCAACCAGCTCTCCATGCTGGCCAGCGAGAtcaagggggaagaggaggagctgAAGAAAACCACAGTGGTGCTCAAGGCCAACAACGAGGAGATACGGAACCTGTCGCTGGAGATCAATTCAAAAGTGGAGAGCATCCTGCAGGAGCGTAGCCAGCTTCGGAGCAAGGTGGGAGGGCTGGAGGTGAAGCTTAGCAGCCTGTCTCAGGGCCTGGTCCCCGCCGAGCAGCTGGCCGAGATCAACTCACTGAAG GATGTGATCCACACCCAGGAGAGGAGCATCAGTGAGCTGCTGAAGGCTGTGAGAGAGCAGAGCGACCAGCTCGACCACCAGAGGAGCAAGATGAAAACTCTGGAGGTGAAG CTCACCTACAACCCTTTCATGCAAGACACCATTGAGAAACCATCTGACAACTTCCAGTCTGCCACACCCACCCTCGCTGGGTATTTGACCAACACCTCCACCAATGGCAGTTTGGACATGACGG ATCTCTCATCAGACTGCAGTGAGCTATTCAACAAGGGCGAGAGAGCCAGTGGAGTGTACGCCATCAAGCCTAACCAATCGGAGCCCTTCATGGTCTACTGTGACATGGGTGAAG ATGGAGGCGCTACTGTCATCCAGAGAAGGAAGGATGGGTCGATGAATTTCCATCAGAATTGGGAGAAATATGAAAACGGATTTGGAGACTTTCAAG GAGAGTTCTGGCTGGGCCTGAGGAAGATCCACTCCCTCGCTAGTCAAGGTGACACTTTCCTGAACATCCAACTGGAGGACTGGAAAAGGGGCAAGCGCTTCATTGAGTACAACTTCTCTCTGGGTGGACCCAAGGCCCACTATAGAATCCACCTCTCACAGGCGTCCGGAAATCTGCCTGACGCAATGAGCAACCATACCGGTATGATGTTCTCCACCAAGGACCAGGACAATGACAAACTTGAAGACTCACACTGTGCCTATACCTACACAG GCGGCTGGTGGTTCAACGCTTGTGGAGACACCAATCTGAACGGGAAGTATATCCACGTGAGACCCAAGGGACGGTCAGAGCGTAGGAGGGGAATCCACTGGAAGCCAACCCGAGGGGCCTCCTACTTCCTCCGATCCACCCAGATCTCCATTCGCTCCACCCCTGCCACTACCTTCGCTTCAACCTCCTCAGAGACAGGCAACTTCAGCTCAGAATGA
- the LOC109882068 gene encoding angiopoietin-related protein 3-like isoform X2: MKLTLTFLFVLVASWPLVLCAKEEPMSKDSPLPQVPAVETRSRFAALDDVRLLANGLLQLGHSLRDFVHKTKSQINDIFQKLNIFDSSFNQLSMLASEIKGEEEELKKTTVVLKANNEEIRNLSLEINSKVESILQERSQLRSKVGGLEVKLSSLSQGLVPAEQLAEINSLKDVIHTQERSISELLKAVREQSDQLDHQRSKMKTLELTYNPFMQDTIEKPSDNFQSATPTLAGYLTNTSTNGSLDMTDLSSDCSELFNKGERASGVYAIKPNQSEPFMVYCDMGEDGGATVIQRRKDGSMNFHQNWEKYENGFGDFQGEFWLGLRKIHSLASQGDTFLNIQLEDWKRGKRFIEYNFSLGGPKAHYRIHLSQASGNLPDAMSNHTGMMFSTKDQDNDKLEDSHCAYTYTGGWWFNACGDTNLNGKYIHVRPKGRSERRRGIHWKPTRGASYFLRSTQISIRSTPATTFASTSSETGNFSSE; this comes from the exons ATGAAGCTAACGCTAACCTTTCTGTTCGTTCTTGTGGCTTCTTGGCCCCTGGTCCTCTGTGCCAAGGAGGAGCCCATGTCCAAAgattctcctctccctcaggtTCCCGCCGTTGAAACTCGCTCCCGCTTCGCCGCTCTGGATGACGTGCGCCTCCTGGCCAACGGTCTCCTCCAGCTCGGCCACAGCCTTAGGGACTTCGTCCATAAGACCAAGAGCCAGATAAACGACATCTTCCAGAAACTCAACATCTTCGACAGCTCCTTCAACCAGCTCTCCATGCTGGCCAGCGAGAtcaagggggaagaggaggagctgAAGAAAACCACAGTGGTGCTCAAGGCCAACAACGAGGAGATACGGAACCTGTCGCTGGAGATCAATTCAAAAGTGGAGAGCATCCTGCAGGAGCGTAGCCAGCTTCGGAGCAAGGTGGGAGGGCTGGAGGTGAAGCTTAGCAGCCTGTCTCAGGGCCTGGTCCCCGCCGAGCAGCTGGCCGAGATCAACTCACTGAAG GATGTGATCCACACCCAGGAGAGGAGCATCAGTGAGCTGCTGAAGGCTGTGAGAGAGCAGAGCGACCAGCTCGACCACCAGAGGAGCAAGATGAAAACTCTGGAG CTCACCTACAACCCTTTCATGCAAGACACCATTGAGAAACCATCTGACAACTTCCAGTCTGCCACACCCACCCTCGCTGGGTATTTGACCAACACCTCCACCAATGGCAGTTTGGACATGACGG ATCTCTCATCAGACTGCAGTGAGCTATTCAACAAGGGCGAGAGAGCCAGTGGAGTGTACGCCATCAAGCCTAACCAATCGGAGCCCTTCATGGTCTACTGTGACATGGGTGAAG ATGGAGGCGCTACTGTCATCCAGAGAAGGAAGGATGGGTCGATGAATTTCCATCAGAATTGGGAGAAATATGAAAACGGATTTGGAGACTTTCAAG GAGAGTTCTGGCTGGGCCTGAGGAAGATCCACTCCCTCGCTAGTCAAGGTGACACTTTCCTGAACATCCAACTGGAGGACTGGAAAAGGGGCAAGCGCTTCATTGAGTACAACTTCTCTCTGGGTGGACCCAAGGCCCACTATAGAATCCACCTCTCACAGGCGTCCGGAAATCTGCCTGACGCAATGAGCAACCATACCGGTATGATGTTCTCCACCAAGGACCAGGACAATGACAAACTTGAAGACTCACACTGTGCCTATACCTACACAG GCGGCTGGTGGTTCAACGCTTGTGGAGACACCAATCTGAACGGGAAGTATATCCACGTGAGACCCAAGGGACGGTCAGAGCGTAGGAGGGGAATCCACTGGAAGCCAACCCGAGGGGCCTCCTACTTCCTCCGATCCACCCAGATCTCCATTCGCTCCACCCCTGCCACTACCTTCGCTTCAACCTCCTCAGAGACAGGCAACTTCAGCTCAGAATGA